A window from Desulfurispora thermophila DSM 16022 encodes these proteins:
- a CDS encoding DEAD/DEAH box helicase produces MLRRKPKRRPKKQLAREAVFTGPLKLDPFQEQAIEALLAGRSVLVAAPTGTGKTLIAEKLLEKVIAGGKGAVYTSPIKALSNQKYRDFTALFGEERVGLITGDVSINEQGLLLVMTTEIFRNWCFANPYMLDNFTHVIFDEIHYLDDVERGTAWEESIIFAPAHIKILGLSATVPNVDEIAAWISQVRNEPVVVIEERRRAVPLKLHWITPEADVLKEREAREYIERHLELRRNRFWVEEDVFA; encoded by the coding sequence TTGCTGCGCAGAAAGCCCAAAAGACGGCCCAAAAAACAACTGGCGCGGGAAGCGGTTTTTACCGGACCGCTCAAACTGGATCCCTTTCAGGAACAGGCCATTGAGGCGCTGCTGGCCGGGCGCAGTGTGCTGGTAGCTGCTCCGACTGGTACGGGCAAGACCTTAATTGCGGAAAAATTGCTGGAAAAGGTGATAGCCGGGGGCAAGGGGGCAGTATATACATCGCCCATTAAGGCTCTGTCCAACCAGAAGTATCGTGATTTTACCGCTTTGTTCGGTGAAGAGCGGGTGGGGCTGATTACGGGCGATGTTTCTATAAACGAGCAGGGGCTTCTCCTGGTGATGACAACAGAAATCTTTCGCAATTGGTGTTTCGCCAACCCTTACATGCTGGACAATTTCACGCACGTAATCTTTGATGAAATACATTATCTGGACGATGTGGAAAGAGGAACGGCCTGGGAGGAGAGCATTATTTTTGCTCCCGCCCACATAAAAATACTGGGCCTTTCGGCCACGGTGCCCAATGTTGACGAAATTGCCGCCTGGATTTCCCAGGTGAGGAACGAGCCGGTGGTGGTGATTGAGGAGCGGCGGCGGGCCGTACCTCTGAAGTTACACTGGATCACGCCGGAAGCCGATGTCTTAAAAGAGCGGGAGGCCAGAGAATATATAGAGAGGCATCTGGAATTGCGCCGCAACCGCTTCTGGGTAGAAGAAGACGTTTTTGCCTGA
- a CDS encoding helicase-related protein — MANLGANPSCVEVVQAIEDHLPALYFTFGRAKTELLAEELGREWDFLTPAEKRRVNEIVSGAEEKNPGLFGPRRANLRLLLQQGIAYHHAGLAPALKDLVERLYEQRLIYVLFCTETFAVGVNFPAASTVFDTCRKWDGREFRPLLNREFFQMAGRAGRRGYDAVGRVYIRMDQKYIEQTGFYSEKQVEPVRGRLMISPNTVLSLIYWKTDEEINRYLEQNLSNYQKRREERQLRQELTVVEQKLAGLSHHFCQEIYTPACQLLRLKLKKELQSLSRSRKRRRPGSKERREEIRHILKAKQKDCNYRLCVEASQQQAVLQDKRSRLSKRLKALERHARDYEIEFNRVWDLLEVLDYVDGRQLLPRGLFALHLHVQEILVTELVFNGLIRDQEPAFVAAVLAGVDYIPGRDESTAPCEFDLSPVAALCDELREMGVPEHFRIWSPLPAALAAAWCKGASFENLLAVTSLQEGDVFSLLRRTIDLLRQIERAAGQDVVLRRQMEAIRRALDRDEVAVLGI; from the coding sequence ATGGCCAATTTGGGCGCTAATCCCAGCTGTGTGGAAGTGGTACAGGCAATAGAAGATCACTTGCCCGCCCTGTATTTCACTTTTGGGCGGGCCAAAACCGAGCTACTGGCGGAAGAACTGGGCCGGGAATGGGATTTTTTAACGCCGGCGGAAAAACGCCGCGTTAATGAGATCGTAAGTGGAGCCGAAGAAAAAAACCCTGGCTTGTTCGGCCCGCGGCGGGCCAATCTGCGCCTTTTGCTGCAGCAGGGTATTGCTTATCACCACGCCGGTCTGGCTCCCGCTCTGAAGGACCTGGTGGAAAGGCTGTATGAGCAACGGTTGATCTATGTGTTGTTCTGCACGGAGACCTTTGCTGTGGGGGTGAACTTCCCGGCCGCCAGCACGGTTTTCGATACCTGCCGCAAGTGGGACGGGCGAGAATTCCGTCCGTTGTTGAACCGGGAGTTTTTCCAGATGGCCGGCCGGGCCGGGCGGCGGGGTTACGACGCGGTGGGTCGCGTATATATCCGTATGGATCAAAAGTACATCGAACAGACCGGTTTTTACTCGGAGAAGCAGGTGGAACCGGTGCGCGGCCGCCTGATGATTTCCCCCAACACTGTGCTCAGCCTGATTTACTGGAAGACCGATGAGGAGATCAACCGCTACCTGGAGCAAAACCTTTCCAATTACCAGAAAAGGCGGGAGGAAAGGCAGCTGCGTCAGGAACTGACGGTGGTTGAGCAGAAGCTGGCAGGACTTAGCCATCATTTTTGTCAGGAAATATACACACCAGCTTGCCAGTTGCTGCGACTGAAGTTAAAGAAAGAACTGCAGAGCCTCAGCCGCAGTCGCAAGCGGCGCCGGCCGGGTAGTAAAGAGCGGCGGGAAGAGATTCGCCATATCCTGAAGGCCAAACAAAAAGACTGCAATTATCGCCTGTGTGTGGAGGCCAGCCAGCAACAGGCAGTGCTGCAGGATAAGCGTTCGCGGCTCAGCAAGAGGCTCAAGGCCCTGGAGCGGCATGCCCGGGATTATGAGATTGAGTTCAACCGGGTCTGGGACCTGCTGGAGGTGCTGGACTATGTTGATGGCCGGCAACTCCTGCCCCGCGGTCTTTTTGCCCTGCACTTGCACGTGCAGGAAATCCTGGTTACCGAACTGGTCTTTAACGGTCTGATCCGGGATCAGGAGCCGGCTTTTGTGGCCGCAGTTTTGGCCGGAGTGGACTACATTCCCGGTCGCGATGAGTCCACCGCTCCCTGCGAATTTGATTTGAGCCCGGTGGCGGCTCTCTGCGATGAACTGCGCGAGATGGGCGTGCCCGAGCATTTCCGTATTTGGTCACCTCTGCCGGCGGCCCTGGCGGCAGCCTGGTGTAAAGGGGCCAGCTTTGAAAACCTGCTGGCTGTGACCAGCCTGCAGGAGGGCGATGTTTTCTCATTGTTGCGCCGGACCATTGATTTGCTGCGGCAGATTGAAAGGGCCGCCGGGCAGGACGTGGTGCTGCGCCGGCAGATGGAGGCCATTCGCCGTGCCCTGGACCGGGATGAAGTGGCTGTGCTGGGAATTTAA
- a CDS encoding gamma carbonic anhydrase family protein: MMSQSDFSANLYAFDGYYPQVEPPVYIAAGARVIGRVIVGQGVSIWYNSVVRADVDTITIGSKTNIQDNCTLHEDPGFPLVIGEKVSVGHGAILHGCTIHDLALIGMGAVVLNGAVVGRGAVLAAGSVLPPGKEVPAGHMAMGSPAKVVRALSAEEQFFFQQMALRYYQRAMFCLGLKDYPEF, from the coding sequence ATGATGAGCCAGTCAGACTTTTCGGCCAACCTGTACGCATTCGACGGTTATTACCCCCAAGTCGAACCGCCCGTGTATATTGCCGCCGGCGCTCGCGTCATTGGCCGGGTGATCGTGGGCCAGGGCGTCAGTATCTGGTACAATTCAGTGGTGCGCGCTGATGTGGACACCATCACCATTGGCAGCAAGACCAATATTCAAGACAACTGCACGCTGCATGAAGACCCCGGGTTCCCGCTGGTGATTGGGGAAAAGGTATCCGTGGGGCACGGTGCCATACTGCACGGCTGTACTATTCACGACCTGGCCCTGATTGGCATGGGCGCCGTTGTGCTCAATGGTGCAGTGGTGGGCCGGGGAGCCGTGCTGGCCGCCGGCAGTGTCTTGCCACCGGGCAAAGAAGTGCCGGCCGGCCACATGGCCATGGGCTCCCCGGCCAAAGTAGTCCGCGCCCTGTCCGCAGAAGAACAATTCTTTTTTCAGCAAATGGCCCTGCGTTATTACCAGCGGGCCATGTTTTGCCTGGGACTAAAGGACTACCCGGAGTTTTAA
- a CDS encoding S-layer homology domain-containing protein, producing the protein MRLTLLLTVVLLTVFMSVHVIAGNAAAGPVPVAVNAVDEVPCFSDISGHWAEDYICQAAAKGYLKGYGNGTFRPSRSLTRAQFAAIMVRLWRLDQDTSQQEIEAEAVNKYFNDVSPTDWYARDVMLATKAGIFQGDSYGFRPNDPILREEVAICLARALQKKAGFMLVGMAAATVPVDLELVSPGARPYVLKVWELGLMQGNEKGEFGPARKLTRAEMAVLISRIERLFSQ; encoded by the coding sequence TTGCGGTTGACATTGTTATTGACGGTTGTTTTGTTGACCGTATTCATGTCCGTCCACGTTATCGCCGGCAATGCCGCTGCTGGACCGGTCCCTGTTGCTGTGAACGCTGTTGATGAGGTTCCTTGTTTCAGTGATATAAGCGGTCACTGGGCGGAGGATTATATTTGTCAGGCGGCAGCAAAAGGTTATTTAAAAGGGTATGGCAACGGTACGTTCCGTCCCTCCCGGTCGCTGACAAGGGCTCAGTTTGCCGCTATCATGGTGCGTTTGTGGCGACTGGACCAGGATACGTCGCAACAGGAAATAGAGGCGGAGGCTGTGAACAAATATTTTAATGATGTGTCGCCCACTGACTGGTATGCTCGCGACGTGATGCTGGCCACCAAGGCGGGGATATTTCAAGGGGACAGCTACGGTTTTCGACCCAATGATCCCATATTGCGCGAAGAAGTAGCCATTTGCCTGGCCCGGGCCTTACAAAAAAAAGCCGGGTTTATGCTGGTGGGAATGGCGGCGGCAACCGTACCGGTGGATCTGGAACTGGTCAGCCCGGGAGCCCGGCCGTATGTGCTGAAAGTGTGGGAATTGGGATTGATGCAGGGCAATGAAAAGGGTGAGTTCGGCCCGGCGCGTAAACTCACCCGGGCTGAAATGGCTGTGCTGATTAGCAGGATAGAAAGGCTGTTCAGTCAATAA
- a CDS encoding SCP2 sterol-binding domain-containing protein, translated as MKKKTWLLALVVCLALAVALTGCGNKQAGEQKSTASTEQATGQSTGQPAENASQQPSTQSTAPAQEQNAGQPATQQQAAQPAEQGATGKTAGNNQPAASTTKPQSSQPAAKPAKPAQQPAAKPAAQKTPFEDYLYSMPVRFLPDVAKGVTAVYQFNLTDGSKGKYYAIIKDGKCTVGKGDAPATPTLVINTGEQLWLDMATGKVNGTLAYLKKQFTIQGSTDDLQEMKKYFKPYGG; from the coding sequence GTGAAGAAAAAAACTTGGCTGCTGGCATTGGTGGTTTGTTTGGCCCTGGCCGTCGCTCTAACAGGCTGTGGTAACAAACAGGCCGGTGAGCAGAAGAGCACAGCCTCAACTGAACAGGCAACCGGACAAAGTACGGGCCAACCGGCGGAAAATGCGTCCCAGCAACCGTCCACACAGAGCACTGCACCGGCACAGGAACAAAACGCCGGCCAGCCTGCTACTCAGCAGCAAGCCGCTCAGCCGGCTGAGCAGGGGGCTACCGGTAAGACCGCCGGTAACAACCAGCCCGCTGCTTCTACAACCAAGCCGCAAAGTAGCCAGCCCGCGGCCAAGCCGGCCAAACCGGCCCAGCAACCCGCGGCAAAGCCAGCAGCACAAAAGACACCTTTTGAAGATTATCTTTACAGCATGCCGGTTCGTTTCCTGCCCGACGTGGCCAAGGGTGTTACTGCAGTATATCAGTTCAACCTTACTGATGGTAGCAAGGGCAAGTACTATGCCATCATTAAAGACGGCAAATGCACCGTGGGCAAGGGGGATGCTCCCGCCACCCCCACACTGGTGATCAACACTGGAGAGCAACTCTGGCTGGACATGGCTACGGGCAAAGTGAATGGCACGCTAGCTTACTTGAAAAAGCAGTTCACCATTCAGGGCAGCACAGATGACCTGCAGGAAATGAAAAAATATTTTAAACCCTATGGTGGCTAA
- a CDS encoding stalk domain-containing protein — translation MSRKLLLVAVALVVLTLLAGAAIAAPADQKSPVVKFAGQEMKFDVPPVIENGRTLVPLRAIFEALGAKVEWEEATQTVTATKDDIKIMLTIGSNKANKNGQEVLLDVPAKKVNNRTLVPLRFVSEALGAKVGWDAATFTVSIEPPAVATQPATPPQQPATPAAGDKPVAQTPFEEYLNTLPYNAEVIKNVDSKAQFILNGDQGGKYVVHINKGKITWIRGESKDVAATIITTAQIWLDAAARKIDPTSAIMEGKIVITPEDALGTFAGLADAFIAPRK, via the coding sequence TTGAGCAGAAAGTTATTATTGGTGGCTGTTGCTCTGGTTGTCTTGACGTTGTTGGCCGGTGCGGCCATTGCTGCGCCAGCAGACCAGAAAAGCCCCGTGGTCAAGTTTGCCGGACAGGAAATGAAGTTTGATGTGCCACCCGTGATTGAAAACGGCCGCACGCTGGTACCGCTGCGGGCCATTTTTGAAGCCCTGGGGGCAAAGGTGGAATGGGAGGAAGCTACCCAGACCGTTACGGCTACTAAAGACGATATTAAGATTATGCTGACCATTGGTAGCAATAAAGCCAATAAGAACGGTCAGGAGGTTTTACTGGACGTGCCGGCCAAAAAGGTGAACAACCGCACTCTGGTGCCGCTGCGTTTTGTCAGCGAAGCTCTGGGGGCAAAAGTGGGTTGGGACGCGGCTACCTTTACTGTGAGCATTGAACCGCCTGCGGTTGCCACCCAACCGGCCACTCCTCCTCAACAACCCGCCACTCCGGCGGCAGGGGACAAACCGGTTGCCCAGACCCCCTTTGAGGAATATTTGAACACTCTGCCCTATAATGCCGAAGTGATCAAGAACGTGGATTCCAAGGCCCAGTTTATACTCAATGGCGATCAGGGTGGTAAATACGTTGTGCACATTAACAAGGGCAAGATCACCTGGATCCGGGGCGAGAGCAAAGATGTTGCCGCGACTATAATCACTACTGCCCAGATCTGGTTGGACGCCGCGGCGCGGAAGATAGATCCCACCTCGGCGATTATGGAAGGTAAAATAGTGATCACCCCTGAAGATGCTCTGGGTACTTTTGCCGGCCTTGCCGATGCTTTTATCGCGCCCCGGAAGTAA
- the sfsA gene encoding DNA/RNA nuclease SfsA: MLYHIQMPQLIEATLVRRLNRFVAEIMISENHELAHVPSSGRMAELLVGGRRIWVSRHPGEGHKTTYRLLLVEHEGILVSVDATLPNRLVGRALMAEALPAFSPYPRVQAEFSWGHSRFDFHLSGPPGECLLEVKSVTLVDKGVALFPDAPTPRGTRHLVELATARRKGLQGAIIFVAQREDASCFSPNHRQDSAFAKALQQAAASGVKVLAYRCRVTREAVTLEHEIPVLL; this comes from the coding sequence ATGCTGTACCACATACAAATGCCACAGCTGATAGAAGCCACCTTGGTTCGCCGTTTGAACCGTTTTGTAGCAGAGATAATGATAAGTGAGAACCACGAACTGGCCCATGTGCCTAGCTCCGGGCGCATGGCGGAGCTGCTGGTAGGCGGTCGCCGGATCTGGGTAAGCCGCCACCCGGGAGAGGGCCATAAAACCACCTACCGCCTGCTGCTGGTGGAACATGAGGGTATCCTGGTATCAGTGGACGCCACCCTACCCAACCGGCTGGTGGGCCGGGCACTGATGGCAGAAGCATTGCCGGCCTTTTCCCCCTACCCCAGGGTACAAGCCGAATTTTCCTGGGGCCACAGCCGCTTCGACTTTCATTTGAGCGGTCCGCCGGGCGAGTGCTTGCTGGAAGTGAAATCGGTAACACTGGTGGATAAGGGAGTGGCTCTTTTCCCCGATGCCCCAACACCAAGAGGAACAAGGCACCTGGTGGAACTGGCAACCGCCCGCCGGAAAGGGCTGCAGGGAGCTATCATCTTTGTGGCCCAGCGGGAAGACGCCAGCTGCTTCTCCCCCAACCACCGGCAGGATTCGGCCTTTGCCAAAGCATTACAACAAGCCGCAGCAAGTGGTGTAAAAGTGCTGGCCTACCGCTGCCGGGTAACCCGGGAAGCAGTTACTCTGGAGCATGAGATCCCCGTTTTGCTCTAG
- a CDS encoding molybdopterin-containing oxidoreductase family protein translates to MPDVKTCCPLDCFAHCGLLATVENGRVVDIKGDPDHPLTRGLVCGKARKHLTRLYSKQRLLSPLKRTPDDWQTIDWPQAYREISNRLQEILARYGPQSILYHAGGGSEGLLHKLEMRFFRLLGGCSMPQGSLCWGSGYQAQLYDFGALKAHAWHDILNSRTIVLWGRDPASTHIHLLPYLKQARERGARVVHVNPIQTASYRSGDIHVAPRPGTDGALALGLAHIILQENLHDQHFIDRYTHGFSAYRELVAQFTPHHTARLCGLTEAEIRHLALLYAGQKPAAILLGYGLQRYANGGQTIRAIDALAALTGQIGRPGGGVNYANQYWKNFFADITCPEAPASIRFLPWPVLAQAILEASNPPIKAAFVTRSNPLTQLPDTALAQKAFAELELLVVNDFFLTDTARLAHYVLPCTTFLEEEDLFCCSWNPYLNYARLAVAPLGKCKPDWLIFSELAAQMQLDNFPRRTARQWLETLLEPAQKHGFTLDSLAAGPLRHPLAEDVPWADGRFATPSGKFEFYSEAAVRDGVNPLPVFEPAAESIERQPDLARFYPLHFITPHHRDFLHSQFYNLDSEDNPPEKPPGLFIHPQAAAERGIAQGDTVLVTSPRGKINATACLTEKVRPDTVFMHSGNWHSPGGCVNALTCARIPDMGLGTPHYDCRCQVIKPSS, encoded by the coding sequence ATGCCGGATGTGAAAACATGCTGCCCGCTGGACTGTTTCGCCCACTGCGGTTTGCTGGCTACAGTGGAAAACGGCCGGGTAGTTGATATCAAGGGCGACCCGGACCACCCCCTGACCCGCGGACTGGTCTGCGGCAAAGCCCGGAAGCATCTGACCCGCCTGTACAGCAAACAGCGCCTGCTCAGCCCCCTGAAACGCACACCGGACGACTGGCAGACCATCGACTGGCCACAGGCCTACCGGGAGATCAGCAACAGGCTGCAAGAAATACTGGCCCGTTACGGCCCGCAAAGCATTTTGTACCACGCCGGCGGCGGCTCCGAGGGCCTGTTGCACAAGCTGGAAATGCGCTTTTTCCGCCTGCTGGGCGGCTGCAGTATGCCCCAGGGCAGCCTGTGCTGGGGCAGCGGTTACCAGGCCCAGCTTTACGACTTCGGCGCTTTAAAGGCCCACGCCTGGCATGACATATTAAACTCCCGGACCATAGTTCTCTGGGGCCGGGACCCGGCCAGCACCCACATTCATCTCCTGCCGTACTTAAAGCAAGCCCGGGAGCGGGGCGCCCGCGTTGTGCATGTAAATCCCATCCAAACCGCCAGCTACCGGAGCGGCGACATCCATGTTGCTCCCCGGCCGGGTACGGATGGCGCGCTGGCGCTGGGGCTGGCCCACATCATTCTGCAGGAAAATCTGCACGACCAGCATTTTATCGACCGGTACACTCACGGTTTCAGCGCCTACCGGGAACTGGTCGCTCAGTTCACGCCTCACCACACAGCCCGGCTATGCGGTCTAACCGAAGCAGAAATTCGCCATCTGGCCCTCCTGTACGCCGGCCAAAAGCCAGCAGCCATTTTGTTGGGTTACGGTCTGCAGCGGTATGCCAACGGGGGACAGACCATCCGGGCCATTGACGCCCTGGCCGCCCTCACCGGCCAGATTGGCCGGCCGGGAGGCGGGGTGAATTATGCCAACCAGTACTGGAAAAACTTTTTTGCCGATATCACCTGTCCGGAAGCACCGGCCAGCATCCGCTTTCTGCCCTGGCCCGTGCTGGCCCAGGCCATACTGGAGGCTTCAAACCCGCCAATCAAAGCGGCCTTTGTTACCCGCTCCAACCCGCTCACCCAGCTGCCGGACACGGCGCTGGCGCAAAAAGCTTTTGCCGAACTGGAATTACTGGTGGTGAACGACTTTTTCCTCACCGACACGGCCCGCCTGGCCCACTATGTGCTGCCCTGCACCACTTTCCTGGAAGAGGAGGATCTTTTTTGCTGCTCCTGGAACCCCTATCTGAACTACGCCCGGCTGGCCGTCGCGCCGCTGGGTAAGTGCAAACCGGACTGGTTGATTTTCAGCGAACTCGCTGCCCAAATGCAACTGGATAACTTCCCCCGGCGCACGGCCAGGCAATGGCTGGAAACATTGCTGGAGCCGGCCCAAAAGCACGGCTTTACCCTGGACAGTCTGGCCGCCGGCCCGCTGCGCCACCCTCTGGCGGAAGACGTACCCTGGGCGGACGGGCGGTTCGCCACACCCAGCGGCAAGTTTGAGTTTTACAGCGAGGCTGCGGTCCGGGACGGGGTTAACCCTTTACCTGTTTTCGAGCCCGCGGCGGAAAGCATAGAGCGACAGCCCGACCTGGCGCGTTTCTATCCGCTGCATTTTATCACTCCCCACCACCGGGATTTTCTGCACTCCCAGTTTTACAACCTGGACAGCGAAGACAACCCGCCGGAAAAACCGCCCGGTCTGTTTATCCACCCGCAGGCGGCCGCTGAGCGCGGCATTGCCCAGGGTGATACTGTCCTGGTGACCTCACCGCGGGGAAAGATTAACGCTACGGCCTGCCTGACGGAAAAAGTGCGCCCCGATACGGTCTTCATGCACTCGGGCAACTGGCACAGTCCCGGCGGATGTGTAAACGCCCTTACCTGCGCCCGCATTCCGGACATGGGGCTGGGTACTCCGCACTACGACTGTCGCTGCCAGGTAATCAAGCCGTCGAGTTAA
- a CDS encoding thymidylate synthase — translation MQFIPLYFADKLTIINPRGYVAVVTLWSQQNFVLKKMQEAGIDLSPATSPVAVVGNLYGNGLKHLLRNLLYNPQLSYLLICGRDRSGSQQELVNFFQRGLEDYRHLGVDLKRIIGTNRVLDNSLTPEHFARPPRITCAGDLLTPESLQKLKSFFASLPASDCRPAVTEADRVRVPLPEVQVGYYPSNPRQHTIVAPSMLPAWQELIFRLVRFGHPVQLRKGQRQELQNVKVVVENPAVEDAALLARHGFSLEKFLAYQRELLQADPPGDDTSYTYGHRLRGYFGLDGLEKCIERLRRDPQDRHCYIALWDSARDLATAGGHPCLVSVYFRYYDEKLTLTAVFRTHNALDGWPENFYGLLGIRDYVSQAVGMPGGAITVFSHSISIDLNEYDRARRIAGSKGFAVNLDPNGEFRITVDGEEIVLQHWHGSVMLQEYRARQAEKLQHMLYRDGAVSDINHALYLGRQLGRAEMCIKLGLPFEE, via the coding sequence ATGCAGTTTATACCGCTTTATTTTGCTGACAAGTTAACTATCATCAACCCGCGGGGTTATGTGGCCGTGGTTACCCTCTGGTCCCAGCAAAATTTTGTTCTAAAAAAAATGCAGGAAGCGGGCATCGACTTAAGCCCCGCCACATCACCGGTGGCTGTGGTGGGAAACTTGTACGGAAACGGACTCAAACACCTGCTGCGCAACCTGCTTTACAACCCGCAGCTCTCCTATCTGTTGATCTGCGGCCGGGACCGTTCTGGCTCCCAGCAGGAACTGGTAAACTTCTTCCAGCGCGGCCTGGAGGATTACCGGCACCTGGGCGTGGACTTAAAGCGCATCATCGGTACCAACCGGGTACTGGACAACAGCCTTACACCGGAGCATTTTGCCAGGCCGCCGCGCATCACCTGCGCCGGAGACCTGCTCACACCGGAATCACTGCAAAAATTAAAATCCTTTTTTGCTTCCCTGCCTGCTTCGGACTGCAGGCCCGCTGTCACAGAAGCCGACCGGGTGCGTGTACCCCTGCCTGAAGTGCAGGTGGGCTATTACCCTTCCAACCCGCGCCAGCACACCATCGTAGCACCCAGCATGCTGCCGGCCTGGCAGGAGCTCATCTTCCGCCTGGTGCGCTTCGGCCATCCGGTTCAATTGCGCAAGGGACAGCGCCAGGAACTGCAAAATGTGAAAGTGGTGGTGGAAAATCCGGCCGTGGAAGACGCCGCTTTGCTTGCCCGGCATGGTTTTTCCCTGGAGAAGTTCCTGGCCTATCAACGGGAACTGCTACAGGCCGACCCGCCGGGCGATGACACCAGCTACACATACGGCCACCGCCTGCGCGGCTACTTCGGCCTGGACGGACTGGAGAAGTGTATTGAGCGGCTACGCCGTGATCCGCAGGACCGCCATTGCTACATCGCCCTGTGGGACTCGGCCCGCGACCTGGCCACGGCGGGCGGGCACCCCTGCCTGGTATCGGTTTATTTTCGCTACTACGATGAAAAGCTGACCCTGACGGCGGTTTTCCGCACCCACAACGCGCTGGACGGCTGGCCGGAAAATTTCTACGGCCTGCTGGGCATACGCGACTATGTCAGCCAGGCTGTAGGTATGCCCGGTGGTGCCATCACGGTCTTCAGCCACTCCATCAGCATAGATTTGAATGAATACGACCGGGCCAGGCGCATCGCCGGCAGCAAAGGTTTTGCCGTCAACCTGGACCCCAACGGCGAATTTCGCATCACGGTTGACGGCGAGGAAATTGTTCTGCAACACTGGCACGGCAGCGTCATGCTGCAGGAATACCGGGCACGCCAGGCGGAAAAGCTGCAGCACATGCTCTACCGGGACGGCGCGGTCTCCGACATCAACCACGCCCTGTACCTGGGCCGCCAGCTGGGGCGGGCAGAAATGTGCATCAAGCTGGGATTACCTTTTGAGGAATAG
- the ytxC gene encoding putative sporulation protein YtxC, with translation MAPAVSIGVKKYSDVLKKDLLGSCQYLQNRGLHVELSESTAGKLTFFSLRLKHGARLEQLKSFLADLLAETIMQHWEYLLLSDIIREQFYYFTAEEKQVILRQALQYINHGQGESEGYRLYRLRRKELILSRLQEYLQSNDDLVLDGFIRFRLKEYVSELKEAADKAVDDFLLEKEYNEFVQLLRYFVEMQEPRVSLVHVLIMPNGAFKLYDRHYRNINSEFLEGLMVELTSSEISYEDLLISALVSLAPEQIVFHTGRREVPSYLLETMKSVFWQRVGQCTGCQFCTPPEKE, from the coding sequence TTGGCACCGGCTGTTTCCATAGGCGTGAAGAAGTACAGCGATGTGTTGAAAAAAGACCTGCTGGGCAGCTGCCAGTATTTGCAGAACAGAGGATTGCACGTGGAGCTGAGTGAGAGCACGGCGGGTAAACTGACTTTTTTTTCACTGCGCTTGAAACACGGTGCCCGGTTGGAGCAACTCAAGAGCTTTTTGGCCGATCTGCTGGCCGAAACCATCATGCAACACTGGGAATATCTGCTGCTCAGTGATATCATCCGCGAACAGTTCTATTATTTTACCGCGGAAGAGAAACAGGTCATTTTGCGTCAGGCTCTGCAATATATCAACCATGGGCAGGGTGAAAGCGAGGGCTACAGGCTGTACCGGTTGCGACGTAAAGAGTTGATTCTAAGCCGGCTGCAAGAGTACTTACAGAGCAACGATGACCTGGTTCTGGACGGTTTTATCCGCTTCCGGTTGAAAGAGTATGTTAGCGAATTGAAAGAGGCGGCCGACAAAGCGGTGGACGATTTTTTGCTGGAAAAGGAGTACAACGAATTTGTCCAGCTATTACGCTATTTTGTGGAAATGCAGGAGCCGCGGGTGAGCCTGGTGCATGTGTTGATCATGCCCAATGGGGCGTTTAAACTTTATGACCGTCACTACCGGAACATAAACAGCGAATTTCTGGAAGGGTTGATGGTGGAACTGACCAGCAGCGAAATCAGTTACGAAGACCTGCTGATCAGCGCCCTGGTCTCGCTGGCGCCGGAACAGATTGTTTTTCATACCGGCCGCCGCGAGGTACCGTCCTACCTGCTGGAGACCATGAAGAGCGTTTTCTGGCAAAGAGTGGGGCAGTGTACGGGGTGTCAGTTTTGCACCCCGCCGGAGAAAGAATAA